The Euphorbia lathyris chromosome 3, ddEupLath1.1, whole genome shotgun sequence genome contains a region encoding:
- the LOC136224455 gene encoding uncharacterized protein translates to MLISGGVGLMKILLQPLKEGSGHRHPSRRGVTASVRRERGAERLMADAQRAHMTVQRPMSDDEDYVTMDDGEDFPESDPSPVRRPAKGKGGRAESSVVETENQSCNSVLSAVVSVDFGTLHHQHLVPLLFTIIARRSQDIQSNSSIEDDKGSLFCFGWFQH, encoded by the exons ATGCTTATAAGCGGTGGGGTTGGTCTGATGAAGATATTACTGCAGCCTTTAAAAG AGGGTTCCGGACATCGCCATCCTTCTAGACGTGGCGTCACAGCCTCTGTTCGGAGGGAACGAGGAGCAGAGAGGCTCATGGCGGATGCTCAAAGGGCGCACATGACAGTGCAGCGGCCCATGAGTGACGATGAGGATTATGTTACCATGGATGATGGTGAGGATTTTCCCGAGAGCGACCCTAGCCCAGTTCGTCGGCCGGCGAAGGGGAAGGGTGGTCGTGCCGAGTCATCtg TTGTAGAGACGGAGAATCAATCATGCAATTCAGTTTTATCTGCCGTTGTTTCAGTTGATTTTGGTACTCTTCATCACCAACATCTTGTGCCACTGTTATTTACCATCATAGCAAGAAGATCACAGGACATCCAATCCAACTCTTCCATTGAAGACGATAAAGGATCTCTATTTTGCTTTGG GTGGTTTCAACATTAG
- the LOC136223575 gene encoding uncharacterized protein, which produces MSSKGLIKLDSSITPLFFSKENCFVEMFMNYYEEAPHLLKLYSETLGSFDRCRSSAESASKTTQPEPKKPNLVLAFLEKLGVSKMVRLYPEMLSPNEEKILFPKVEFLYTKGISTPELVKMFTSYPQIFTKSLENHWVPSFNFYRGWLQSEEMAIDAVRRYPHILCCLPEANMRCNMNTLRENGVPPTYIFILVNYHIPCLEMNSGEFGKVLEKVRTMGLSPSKSPFVTAIAALTRCSNRTWYQKVDAYKRWGWSDEDITVAFKRNPWCMMISEDTIMAVMDFYVNKMGLESSVLSSHPWLLRLSLKKRLLPRGAVIQYLSSKGLVELNSGIISLLSSSEKHFLEKFVNGHEEAPHLLKLYKEKLDSLA; this is translated from the coding sequence ATGTCATCCAAAGGTCTTATTAAATTGGATTCAAGCATAACTCCTCTGTTTTTCTCTAAAGAAAACTGTTTCGTGGAAATGTTTATGAATTATTATGAGGAAGCTCCGCATTTGTTGAAGCTGTACAGTGAGACATTGGGAAGTTTTGATAGATGCAGGTCGTCTGCAGAATCAGCTTCTAAAACTACCCAACCAGAACCTAAGAAGCCTAACTTAGTCCTGGCTTTTTTGGAGAAGCTTGGAGTCTCCAAAATGGTGAGATTGTACCCAGAAATGTTATCACCCAATGAGGAGAAAATTCTTTTTCCCAAAGTTGAGTTTTTATACACTAAGGGGATTTCAACCCCTGAACTTGTGAAAATGTTCACTAGCTACCCCCAGATCTTCACTAAAAGTTTAGAAAACCATTGGGTTccttcttttaatttttatagaGGGTGGCTCCAATCTGAAGAGATGGCCATTGATGCAGTTAGACGATATCCTCATATTCTATGTTGTCTCCCTGAAGCTAATATGAGATGTAACATGAATACTTTGAGAGAAAATGGTGTGCCTCCAACATATATTTTCATCTTAGTTAATTATCATATTCCATGTCTTGAAATGAACTCTGGCGAGTTTGGGAAGGTTTTGGAGAAAGTCAGGACGATGGGACTAAGTCCTTCAAAGTCGCCCTTTGTTACAGCAATTGCAGCGTTGACAAGATGCAGCAATAGGACGTGGTATCAAAAGGTTGATGCTTATAAGCGATGGGGTTGGTCGGATGAAGATATTACAGTAGCCTTTAAACGGAACCCCTGGTGTATGATGATTTCAGAGGATACAATTATGGCAGTGATGGACTTTTATGTCAACAAAATGGGTTTGGAATCTTCAGTCCTTTCTAGTCACCCTTGGCTGCTTCGTCTAAGCTTAAAGAAGAGGCTCCTTCCAAGGGGTGCAGTTATTCAATATCTGTCATCCAAGGGTCTTGTTGAATTGAATTCAGGCATAATTAGTCTGCTCAGTTCTTCAGAAAAGCATTTCTTGGAGAAGTTTGTGAATGGTCATGAAGAAGCTCCTCATCTATTGAAGCTCTACAAAGAGAAGTTAGATTCCTTGGCATAA